The Armatimonadota bacterium genomic sequence TCGCCGGGATCTGCCTGGGCGGGGGCGAGGCGGTCGCGGTCGCGGTCGAACGCGTCTGACCCGACGTGACCCCGGCCGCGGTCACGACGCTCATCATCCTCGCCGCCGCGGCGTTGCTCCTCTCGTGGGGACGCTGGCGGGCGGACTTCGTGGCCCTGTGCGTTCCGCTGGCGCTCGCGGCGAGCGGCGTGCTCGCGGTGGAGCGCGCCTTCTCTGGATTCGGAAGCCCCGTACTCATCACGGTCGCCGCCATCTTCATCATCAGTGCCGCGCTGGAGCGAACCGGGGCCGCGGCGTTGCTCGGCCGCCGCCTGATGGGCCTCAGCACGCACTCCGACCTGCAGCTGGCGGCGCTGCTCATGACCACCGTGGCCGTCCTGTCGGGTTTCATGAACAACCTCGGGGCGCTGGCGGTGCTGCTCCCGGTCGCGGTCGCCGTCTGCGTCGAGCGCGGCATCGTTCCGTCGCGCCTGCTCCTGCCGCTGGCGCTCAGTGCGCGGCTGGGGGGTGTGCTGACGCTGGTGGCGGGTCCGAGCAACCTCATAGCGTCCGCGATGCTCGCGGACCGGCGCGGATGGGGGTTCGGGTTGTTCGAATTCCTGCCCCTGGGCGTCGCCTTCGTCGCGGTCGGAATCCTGTTCTTCCTGATCGTCGGGCGCCGACTGCTGCCGGATCGTCCCACGGAAGCGTTCTTGCGCATGCGGCGTACCCGCGACCAGTCCCTGGTCGGCGTCTACCGCATGCACGAGCGGTTGCGCGAGTGCCGCATCCAGGCCGCCTCGCCCCTCGTCGGCCGCACCGTTGCCGCCACCGAGCTGGGCCGGCTGCACGGCGCGGTGATCCTGGGCATCCTGCGCAGGGACCGGACCATCCTCAATCCGTCGGCCTCCGAGACGCTGCAGCGGGGGGATCGTCTGCTCGTGGGCGGCGTCCGCGACCCGGCGCTGGTCGACCGCCTCCGCGAACTGGGGCTGGACGTCCACGAACCCACCGACGTCACGCTGGAGTCGTTCGACGTGGGCCTCGCCGAGGTCGTGGTGTCTCCGCGTTCGGCGCTGGCTGGCAAGACCCTGCGGGATCTGGACTTCCGCAAGCGCTACGGCGTGTCGGTCCTCGCGATCTGGCGCAGGGGGCAGCCGCGGCGCAGCGGGATCGCCGACATCCCCCTCGAAGTCGGGGACGCCCTGCTCGTGCAGGGTCTGCGGTCGCAGCTGCGCGTGCTGGCCGGCGACCCCGACTTCCTGCTTTTGGAACAGCACCTGCACGTACCGCCTCGGACCCATCGAATTCCGGCCGCGCTCGCGGCGGTTGCGGGCATGTCGGTAGCGATCGCCACCGGCTTTGCCGATGTCGCGGTCGCCACGCTGGGTGCCGCTCTGTTCGTCCTGGCGTCGGGTTGCCTGCCCGGTGAAGAGGCCTACCGCACGGTCGACTGGCGGAGCTTGGTCTTCATCGGCGGGATGCTGCCGCTGGGCCTGGCTCTGGCCGACACCGGAGCGGCCCCCCGCATCGGCGAGGCCGCGCTCGCGCTGATCCACAGCCCGTTTGGGTCCTTCGCGGCGCTGTACGCGGTCGCGATCGCCCTCAACCAGGTCGTACCCAGCGTGGCGGCCACCGTGGTGCTCGGGCCGGTCGCGCTGGAAGCCGCATCCCGCCTGGGCGCAAGCCCGGCCGCCTTCATGATGGCGGTCGTCGCCGCCACCGGCACGACCTTCACCCCCGTCAGCAACCCGGTAAACCTGCTCGTCATGGGCCCTGGCGGTTACACCCTGCGCGACTACTTCCGCGTGGGCGCCCCGCTGGCGGTGCTGCTGTACGCCGTCGGCCTGCTCGTGATCCCCCTGGCATGGCCGCTGTAGTCACGGAGCCAGCGCGATTTCGATCCGGCGGTTGACGCGACCCTTGTTGTCGGTCCGCACCACGCGCAGGGCGCCGATCTCCCCCGTCCGCGCGACGTGCGTTCCGCCGTCGGCCTGCGCGTCGTAGCCCTCGATCTCCACCACGCGGACCGGGTCCAGGCCCTGTGGGATCCGGTTGCGTGCCAGACGCAGCAGATCCGACCGCTCGAACTCCTCCCGTGAGACGAACCGCACGCGGATGGGCAGATCGGCTGCGATCACCCGGTTCGCCTCCTCCTCGATGGCCGCAACGCGTTGGGGGTTGAGGTCTTCCAGCGAGAAGTCCATGCGTGCGCGGTCCGGATGGATCGCGCCACCGGTCACCAACGCGCCGAACAGACGATACACCGCTCCGACCAGCACGTGCAGCGCCGAGTGGTGCCGCATGATGGCGTACCGGCGCTCCCAGTCCAGCGCGCCCCGCACCCTCTCCCCAATTGCCGGTGGCAACCCCTCCAGGCGGTGCCAGACGACCTGCCCGTCCGTGCGCGAACCCACTACGGTCCGCTCCGCCGTCCCCCAACGCAGCCACCCGGTATC encodes the following:
- a CDS encoding SLC13 family permease produces the protein MTPAAVTTLIILAAAALLLSWGRWRADFVALCVPLALAASGVLAVERAFSGFGSPVLITVAAIFIISAALERTGAAALLGRRLMGLSTHSDLQLAALLMTTVAVLSGFMNNLGALAVLLPVAVAVCVERGIVPSRLLLPLALSARLGGVLTLVAGPSNLIASAMLADRRGWGFGLFEFLPLGVAFVAVGILFFLIVGRRLLPDRPTEAFLRMRRTRDQSLVGVYRMHERLRECRIQAASPLVGRTVAATELGRLHGAVILGILRRDRTILNPSASETLQRGDRLLVGGVRDPALVDRLRELGLDVHEPTDVTLESFDVGLAEVVVSPRSALAGKTLRDLDFRKRYGVSVLAIWRRGQPRRSGIADIPLEVGDALLVQGLRSQLRVLAGDPDFLLLEQHLHVPPRTHRIPAALAAVAGMSVAIATGFADVAVATLGAALFVLASGCLPGEEAYRTVDWRSLVFIGGMLPLGLALADTGAAPRIGEAALALIHSPFGSFAALYAVAIALNQVVPSVAATVVLGPVALEAASRLGASPAAFMMAVVAATGTTFTPVSNPVNLLVMGPGGYTLRDYFRVGAPLAVLLYAVGLLVIPLAWPL
- a CDS encoding alanyl-tRNA editing protein — its product is MTDRLYLRGGYVWEFDAVVAATGDAEVALDRTAFFPGGGGQPADTGWLRWGTAERTVVGSRTDGQVVWHRLEGLPPAIGERVRGALDWERRYAIMRHHSALHVLVGAVYRLFGALVTGGAIHPDRARMDFSLEDLNPQRVAAIEEEANRVIAADLPIRVRFVSREEFERSDLLRLARNRIPQGLDPVRVVEIEGYDAQADGGTHVARTGEIGALRVVRTDNKGRVNRRIEIALAP